A part of Paenibacillus antri genomic DNA contains:
- a CDS encoding S-layer homology domain-containing protein: MWRRALTMMLAIAFAIGTAGLAGATGDDDRKVPIQLIADQATVTAGGKAQFHLIYHNVENKARTNTQLHVKVHEWMDVVDAGGGEWDVSNRLLKWNVKDVKSNGAHVVHFQLKMKADAKRGDVSELEAEIELDGGAKWKTPKVKVTVGAETHQPFMQGYPDGTFRPDGALTRAETAAMIARIKGLKNLDAEGYSDVPASHWAYRYIRQAAAEGYMVGFEGKFRPDEPITKAELLTLMLRLHGILETPFDTPFEDMKGHWSKHALGTALALGYVKHLNDGRDARFAPDAAIERKAAAAWLSVGLLRGPLKDGETKVARHFPDVPYDHPYFDWIEEASAVAHESERRDDGAERLVRYLPEATSPF; encoded by the coding sequence ATGTGGAGAAGGGCGTTGACGATGATGTTGGCGATTGCGTTCGCAATCGGAACGGCGGGGTTGGCCGGCGCGACGGGGGACGACGATCGGAAGGTTCCGATTCAATTGATCGCGGACCAAGCGACCGTGACGGCCGGCGGCAAGGCGCAGTTTCATCTGATTTATCATAACGTCGAAAATAAAGCGCGAACGAACACGCAACTTCACGTGAAGGTGCATGAATGGATGGACGTCGTCGACGCGGGCGGCGGCGAATGGGACGTTTCGAACCGGTTGCTTAAGTGGAACGTGAAGGACGTGAAGTCGAACGGCGCTCACGTCGTCCACTTCCAATTAAAGATGAAAGCGGATGCGAAGCGAGGCGACGTTAGCGAGCTCGAAGCGGAGATCGAGCTCGACGGCGGCGCGAAGTGGAAGACGCCGAAGGTGAAAGTGACGGTCGGCGCCGAGACGCACCAGCCGTTCATGCAAGGGTATCCGGACGGGACGTTCCGGCCCGACGGCGCGTTGACGAGAGCGGAAACGGCGGCGATGATCGCCCGAATCAAGGGTCTGAAGAATCTCGACGCCGAAGGGTATTCCGACGTGCCGGCTTCGCATTGGGCATACCGCTACATTCGGCAAGCGGCCGCGGAAGGTTACATGGTGGGCTTCGAAGGAAAATTCCGTCCCGACGAACCGATCACGAAGGCGGAGCTGCTGACGCTGATGCTGCGGCTGCACGGCATTCTCGAGACGCCGTTCGATACGCCGTTCGAAGATATGAAAGGGCATTGGTCCAAGCACGCGTTAGGGACGGCGCTAGCGCTGGGCTATGTCAAGCACCTGAACGACGGGAGGGACGCCCGGTTCGCGCCGGATGCGGCGATCGAGCGGAAGGCGGCGGCGGCGTGGCTGTCCGTCGGCTTGCTCCGCGGACCGCTGAAGGACGGCGAGACGAAAGTCGCGCGTCACTTCCCGGATGTTCCGTACGATCATCCGTACTTCGACTGGATCGAAGAAGCGTCGGCCGTGGCGCACGAGTCGGAGCGGCGGGACGACGGGGCGGAGCGTCTCGTCCGTTATTTGCCGGAGGCGACCTCGCCGTTCTGA